In the genome of Hydrogenophaga sp. PBL-H3, the window GTTTCAAGCCCAAGGTGGTGAGCTTTCACTTCGGCCTGCCCGACCTGGACCTGCTGGACCGCGTGAAGAGCTGGGGCAGCGTGGTGCTGTCCTCGGCCACCACGGTGGAGGAGGCCCGCTGGCTGGAAGCCTTCGGCGTCGACGCGATCATTGCCCAGGGGGTGGAGGCCGGTGGCCACCGCGGCATGTTCCTCACCGACGACCTCACCACGCAGGTGGGCACGTTTGCATTGCTGCCGCAGATCGTGGCGGCGGTGAGCCTGCCAGTGATTGCCGCGGGCAGCATTGCCGATGCGGCAGGCGTGGCTGCGGCCATGGCGCTGGGCGCCTCGGGCGTGCAGGTGGGCACGACCTACCTGTGCAGCCTTGAGGCCACCACCAGCGCCCTGCACCGCGCCGCGCTGCAAAGCGAGGCGGCGCACCACACGGCCCTGACCCACCTCTTCACGGGCCGCCCGGCGCGCGGCATCGTCAACCGGGTGATGCGCGAACTCGGCCCCATGAACCCGGTGGCGCCCGCCTTCCCGCTGGCGGGCGCGGCCATGGCGCCGCTGCGCGCGCACTGGGAAGCCAAGGGCAGTGGCGATTTTTCGCCGCTGTGGTCGGGGCAGAACGCCAGCGGCTGCCGCGAGCTGCCGGCGGCCGAGATCACGCGGTCGTTGATCGAGGGCTTCAGCGCTCGCGCATGACGGCGTCGCGCTGCGCGTTGAGCCAGCGCTTCACCCGCACGCCGTTCGTCACCTGTTCCAGATCGTGTTCGATGTCCGCGAGCGCGGCCTCCAGCGCTCGCGCCTGATCGATCCGGCTCTGCAGCAGAGTGTTGGCGTTGGGCGAGAGGCCGTCGGGCAGATCGAACTCGTCGGCCAGCGCGCTCTGGCGGCCTGCGCGCTCGCGCTCCAGTTCGGCCACCTGGGCCTTGAGCAGCAGGGTGAGCGAGGCCAGGCGCTCGTCGGAGAGTTTGTGCACCGCCGCCGGGTCGGCCAGCTCGGCGCGGCTCTGGATGTGCAGCAGCGTGACGAGGTCGCGCTTCTCATAGGCGGCGTTGGCCTCGCTCATGAGCGCGGTCTTGTGCAGGCGGGCCTGCGGGTCGGTTTCGCGGTCGGGGTGCAGGGCGCTGGCGAGCTGGCGGAACAGGCGGCGCAACAGCGTGTCGGCGTCATGCTGCTCGGTCTGGCGCAGCGCGGCGCCGGGTTTCTTGCGCTGCCGTTTGGCCTGCGCGGCTTCGCGCTTCTTGTCCTGTTCTTCTTCCTGGGCTCGGCGCAGGCGCGCCATGCCGGCTCGCAGCAGCTGTTCGGCACTCAGCTCCTGTCCCTCGTCGTCCAGCGGCTCGCCCAACACCGATTCCAGCCGCGCACGCAGGGCATCGGCCGCGTCCTGCTTCAACTGCGCCAGCGTGCGCGGGCTGTGGCGGTCGTGCAGTTCGCGCATGGCATCTAAGCCCGGGCCGCCCGCGTCGACCAGGTGGCGCGCGAGCTGGCACAGCACCGCGCGGGCCACATCGGCCTGACCCCGGCTGAGATCCTGGCCCTGGAGAAATCCGTCCAGTGTCAACGCGAGTTTGCGCTGGGCTTGCGCCAGCTGGCGGCGCAGCGGTTCGACGGCGCCATGCAATTCCTGGCGGTGCAGCTGGCCCAGCGCGTCGAGTTCGGCCAGCTGGCTCTTGAGCTTGTCGATGCGGGTGAGCTGCAGGTTGTAAGCGCGCGCCGCGGCGGACAGGGGTTGCGCGCTGGGCGGCAGCACGAGCAGGGAGGCGGCGGGAGTCTTGGTCATGGGCGCTCGACTATATTGCCCAGCACCATGGCCAAAGACAAAACCCAATACACCTGCAACGAGTGCGGCGGCTCCAGCCCCAAGTGGCTGGGCAAATGCCCGCACTGCAACGCCTGGAACACGCTGGTGGAATCGGTGGCCGAGTCCACCGCGCCGGCGAAGAACCGCTTTGCCTCGCTGGCCAAGACCGCCGAGGTCACCACCCTGGCCGACATCGACGCCACCGACGTGCAGCGCACGCCCACCGGCCACGACGAGCTCGACCGCGTGCTGGGCGGCGGCATTGTGGAAGGCGGTGTGGTGCTGATCGGCGGCGATCCGGGCATCGGCAAATCCACGCTGCTGCTGCAGGCGCTGGACTCGCTGCAGCGCGCGAACGTGAAGACCCTCTACGTCACTGGCGAAGAGAGTGGCGCCCAGGTGGCCTTGCGCTCGCGCCGGCTCGGGCTCGATGGCTCGCAAGTCAGCGTGCTGGCCGAGATCCAACTGGAGAAGATCCTGGCCACGCTGGACCATGTGCGGCCGGGCATCGCGGTGATCGACTCGATCCAGACGGTGTACTCCGAGCAGCTCACCTCGGCGCCAGGCTCGGTGGCGCAGGTGCGCGAATGCGCGGCCCACCTCACGCGCGCGGCGAAAGCGAGTGGCACGGCCATCGTGCTGGTCGGCCACGTGACCAAGGAAGGCGCGCTGGCCGGCCCGCGCGTGCTGGAACACATGGTGGACACGGTGTTGTATTTCGAGGGCGACACGCACAGCAGCTTCCGCCTGATCCGCGCGATCAAGAACCGCTTCGGCGCGGTCAACGAGATCGGCGTGTTCGCCATGACGGAGAAGGGCTTGAAGGGCGTGAGCAACCCAAGCGCGATCTTCTTGAGTCAGCACAGCGAGCCCGTGCCGGGCAGCTGCGTGATGGTGACGCTGGAAGGCACGCGGCCCATGCTGGTGGAAATCCAGGCGCTCGTGGACAGCGGCGGGCCTTCTCCCCGGCGCCTCTCCGTGGGCCTGGACCGCGACCGGCTGGCCATGCTGCTGGCGGTGCTGCACCGCCACGCCGGCGTGGCCTGCATGGACCAGGACGTGTTCGTCAACGCCGTGGGCGGCGTGCGAATCAGCGAGCCGGCGGCCGACCTGGCGGTGATGCTGGCCATCACAAGCAGCCTGCGCGGCCGTCCACTGCCCAAGGGTTTCATTGCGTTTGGCGAGGTGGGCCTGGCGGGCGAGGTGCGGCCCGCGCCGCGAGGCCAGGAGCGCCTGAAGGAAGCGGCCAAGCTGGGCTTCAGCGTGGCGGTGGTGCCCAAGGCCAACCTGCCCAAGAAAAACGACAAGTCCTTTGAAGGCCTCACGGTGCACGGCGTGGACCGCATTGAAGAAGCCATGGAGCTGGCGCGCAGCCTGGCCTGAACCCGCCGGGCTACGTACCAACCGCAGTGCCATGGTGCGAGCGCCCATGGACAATCGCCCCATGCAACTCCAGAAATTCCTCGTTCCCCTGGGCTGTGCGGCCCTCCTGGTGCTGGCCCACCGCAGCTACGGCTGGCCGGGCGTGGCTGCCGTCGGTGGTGGCTTGATGATGTGGCTGCTGCTGCACTTCACCCGCCTCATGACGGTGCTAAAGCGCGCCGCCCACCGCCCCATCGGCCACGTGGACAGCGCCGTGATGCTCAACGCCAAGCTCAAGGCCGGCGTGACGCTGATGCACGTGATCGCCATGACCCGCGCACTGGGCGAGCGGATGTCGGCCGAAGGTGCAGAGCCCGAGGTGTACCGCTGGACCGATGGCGGCCACTCCACGGTGGAAGCCGAGTTCAGGCACGGCAAGCTGGTGCGCTGGCAACTGGCTCGCCCGGATCCCGAGGCGCCAGCCCTGCCATCGGAGCAGGCCAGCCCGGCGCCGTAAAATCGCTGGTTTGGCGGCCAGTCCTGTCGGTTGGGCGCCCCTCACGAACAACCCAAAGGACCCTCATGAGCCCCATCGTTCCCTCGATGTCCGACCGCGACGGCAAGATCTGGATGGACGGCCAGATGGTGGACTGGCGCGACGCCAAGATCCACGTGCTGACCCACACGCTGCACTACGGCTGCGGAGCTTTCGAAGGGGTGCGGGCCTACAACGCGGTCGGCGGCACGGCGATCTTCCGCCTCGAGGAACACACCGAGCGCCTGTTCAACAGCGCCAAGATCCTGCGCATGAAGCTGCCCTTCACGATGGAAGAGGCCATGGAAGCGCAAAAAGCCGTGGTGCGCGAGAACCAGCTGGAGAGCTGCTACATCCGCCCGCTGACCTGGATCGGCGACAAGAAGCTCGGCGTTTCGCCCAGGGGCAACACCATCCACCTGATGGTTGCGGCCTGGGCCTGGGGTGCCTACCTGGGTGAAGAAGGTTTGAAGCGCGGCATCCGCGTCAAGACCAGCAGCTACACCCGCCACCACGTCAACATCACCATGACGCAGGCCAAGGCGGTGAGCAACTACACCAACAGCATCCTGGCCAACATGGAAGT includes:
- a CDS encoding glycerate kinase, translating into MQLQKFLVPLGCAALLVLAHRSYGWPGVAAVGGGLMMWLLLHFTRLMTVLKRAAHRPIGHVDSAVMLNAKLKAGVTLMHVIAMTRALGERMSAEGAEPEVYRWTDGGHSTVEAEFRHGKLVRWQLARPDPEAPALPSEQASPAP
- a CDS encoding branched-chain amino acid transaminase: MSPIVPSMSDRDGKIWMDGQMVDWRDAKIHVLTHTLHYGCGAFEGVRAYNAVGGTAIFRLEEHTERLFNSAKILRMKLPFTMEEAMEAQKAVVRENQLESCYIRPLTWIGDKKLGVSPRGNTIHLMVAAWAWGAYLGEEGLKRGIRVKTSSYTRHHVNITMTQAKAVSNYTNSILANMEVTDEGYDEALLLDASGFVSEGAGENIFVVKNGVIYTPDLSAGALNGITRNTVFHIAKDLGLEIVQKRITRDEVYIADEAFFTGTAAEVTPIRELDRIELGKAGYVGSRGPITEKIQSAFFDIVNGRNPKYAHWLTKV
- a CDS encoding NAD(P)H-dependent flavin oxidoreductase, with protein sequence MNALTSLIGTDFPLIQAPMAGVQDCALAVAVSNAGALGSLPCAMLTPEAMERELTALTAGTTRPYNVNFFCHTPPVPDEAREAAWRAWLATYYREAGLDIDSVPAGPGRVPFNRAAADILERFKPKVVSFHFGLPDLDLLDRVKSWGSVVLSSATTVEEARWLEAFGVDAIIAQGVEAGGHRGMFLTDDLTTQVGTFALLPQIVAAVSLPVIAAGSIADAAGVAAAMALGASGVQVGTTYLCSLEATTSALHRAALQSEAAHHTALTHLFTGRPARGIVNRVMRELGPMNPVAPAFPLAGAAMAPLRAHWEAKGSGDFSPLWSGQNASGCRELPAAEITRSLIEGFSARA
- the radA gene encoding DNA repair protein RadA gives rise to the protein MAKDKTQYTCNECGGSSPKWLGKCPHCNAWNTLVESVAESTAPAKNRFASLAKTAEVTTLADIDATDVQRTPTGHDELDRVLGGGIVEGGVVLIGGDPGIGKSTLLLQALDSLQRANVKTLYVTGEESGAQVALRSRRLGLDGSQVSVLAEIQLEKILATLDHVRPGIAVIDSIQTVYSEQLTSAPGSVAQVRECAAHLTRAAKASGTAIVLVGHVTKEGALAGPRVLEHMVDTVLYFEGDTHSSFRLIRAIKNRFGAVNEIGVFAMTEKGLKGVSNPSAIFLSQHSEPVPGSCVMVTLEGTRPMLVEIQALVDSGGPSPRRLSVGLDRDRLAMLLAVLHRHAGVACMDQDVFVNAVGGVRISEPAADLAVMLAITSSLRGRPLPKGFIAFGEVGLAGEVRPAPRGQERLKEAAKLGFSVAVVPKANLPKKNDKSFEGLTVHGVDRIEEAMELARSLA